The sequence TGGGACCTACTGATGTGTATGTAAGTACCCGACCTCCACAAGTTTAGAAATAAAGGTTTTGTTACACTTTCAATGGATAAACGAACAACGCACTTGTGTGTGCAAGACAGATGGACATCTCTACTAAGTATATAttagtctatatcccttgcggggcagacagagccaacagttttgaaaagacttataagtaggccacgttcagctgtttggcttaatgataaaattgaaattcaaatagtgacaggttgctagccgatcgcctaaaagaagaatcccaagttaaaaagcctatcccttagtcgccttttacgacatccatgggaaagagatggagtggtcctattcttttttattgggtgccgggaaccacacgacaatgCGAGTTCTAATATCTATcggaaagaaaatattttttgtcagtTAGCTATAAGTTATCTATGGTTACAAAACGTAAAAAATTCatataggtaagtaggtatatgtttTTGAAAGTTgcgctaataaaaataattgacatattaggtaagtacttacttatttattaacaaaaatacactTCATCGTACCTATTCAGAAAACCAAAGCTGTGAATAACTAAGCTTAATCTGAAACAGATTGGTCAATAATTTCCGTTGAAAACCAGCGTCATGACCATGTCATGACATAAAGCTGAGTGGAACCTTTTTGATAGCATGTAAgttaaaataagttataaagttatttttatttgtatattatctatgcaccaataaataagtatctagattttttgtttctgtCTAATTTTCAAAAGGTatgtatctatacttataGGTACTCGTAAAGTCAAcgatattcatttttatattacctacatatacttacattaatcattaatattataaatgcaaaagtttataGGGATCTgtttttgttactctttcacgtaaaacaacttaaccgattttgatgaaatttattacttacacGGGTATCTTAACACTTAATCTGGAATAACGTAAGTACTTTTTATCGATGTAAGATTCAGAAAGagatgacagcatgtaatattttgattggaggagaaaaagttgagcaaatgaaagagtttgtatatctaggatcaaagtttacatcagatggcaagtgtgatagtgatattgaaaggagagtgaacgcggttATGTTATGTAGGTAAGATTCAGACCAAcgcaaaaaaaacaatgacaaCGGAATCTCAAGCTCgttgtaagtacctatttatgttaaaaaaagttaacttagGGAACTAGGTTTTCGATATTCGACGTTACAGACAGTTTAACTACTATAAAACCACACGTGCTGCCCACGTTGCAATGTTTGTCTGTGTTTACGTAAACGGGACAATATGTGTCGATTTATTTGAGATTGTTTTATGCGCGGGAGTTTCCTGTGCCGTCCGTTGTTTGAGTTTTTGTTGAACGAGGACGTAGGTATCtaccaaataattttaactagCTATATCTTCCGCGGCTTCGCACTGGGTGCATTTATATATGACTCTTCCTCGGAAAGAACACTCCAAGcattccaacatttcaaacaggaacaaaatccgctgttggctctgtctaccccgcaaaggtgattatgtataagtatgtatgaacaAAATCCGTCGAAAATTTTCCGAGAATAGcgcatcttttaggcgatgggctggcaacccgtcactattagaatctcaattctatcttaaagacaaatagctgaacgtggcctatcagtctttacaagactgttagctctgtcttcctcgcaagggatatagacgtgattatatgtatgtatgtattagcgcatacatttatacttaatttgtttggcttactgatagaattgagattgaaacagtgacaggtgactaacccatcgccttaaaagaagaatcccaagtttaacaGTTGTCggaaaaggcaactaagggataggcccttagttgccttttacgacatctatgggcaAGAGTTGGAGTAatctaattcttttttattggtaccaggaaccacacggcacgcatatttttaatacggATTCTTAAAATGCATTCACTATCTCTTTCCATCAGCTCTTGTTAAGGATAACAACACGGCATTCATTTGTCGAGGGCCACTTGAAATCATGTTACTAATTATAGTTGGCAGCGATTTTGGCTTcctcattataaaaaaatggaacCCTTTTAATTCTCAGTTGCTTTATATGTGtttcaatcttcttgaaatgttCTTTCTTctcatttaaaaagaaaaaaaagttttctttttttggataagtaaatacttattaagtatattttttacaaattcgaaattcaaaaactacttatttgACGGATTTCGACACAGAAAATAACAGCAGTAACACAgactttaacttttttttttgatatttccACGGGAACTTGAGCTGCAGTTAACAGCTAGTgttaacaaagaaataattctGACGTTAACTAAATTTTACTGTCTGCTGCCTGGCTGAAACTAATTCTTAAGAATTTTTAACCTCCTAAGACCCAGATAAAAACATTACCTACTCGTAATGATTTAGTCCCACTGTACAAAATTttgcacaaataaaatattggccTTCAGTCCGAgacattgtttttgttatatatttatttacaccaGAAATTATGACTTTTTGattctttttacatattttatatatgtctTTCGGAATAGAATgttatagtgacaggttgctagcccatcgcctaaaagaggaatctcaagtttataaagtttattacatctatgggaaagatatggagcgCGCGTTAAATACCtgtcttcctcctggctttagtcccggttgcatcctcaccactctggagaggagcccggggtatgcctgtgaccatggatcctggattgggtgagtcaggtttttacacgaagtgactcccgtctgacctccgcaacctttacgGATGAACCTGACCAGTATtgaatcgatcatggttacacatccagttgcctgaatgtgtaggtttcctcacgatgtttttcagTCACCgaaaaagcatcggttagtattaagTTCGCGTTTAATAGGTATGTACttgtattgtttataaattgattttatccattaaaaagtgccgtgtggttaccggcactaatagaaaaatgaatagaaccactccatctctttccacgGATGTcttcaaaggcgactaaggggtagacttataaacttgggattctttcagGCGACATACAAGCAAGCTGTTACTATTCGAatctctatcattaagcgaaacagctgaacgtggcccatcagtctttttaagactgttggctctgcccaccccgaaagggatatggacgtgattatatgtaggtatgttgattttgtgccgtgtggttcccggcactaatacaaaaaagaataggacaactccatctcttttccatggttgtcgtttaagactgttggctctgcccaccccgtaagggatatggacgtgacgtATGTTGATTCTGTCATCAGGTGCCGATGTCCAGCTATGGCAGCATGTCTCCTTCAGACGAGGGCTTCGACCGTTACGAGCCCCCCTTCTTCTGTCCGCCTTCTCATCAAGGTAATTCCCGATTATTGATCAAAGTGTGATCATACTCGTATGTACTTATTTACgaggtactaactcaacgttacttaatttcataatctatctaatctatacttatattataaagctgaagagcttcttcttcttcttttaataACGAGCGGTGGTTTATTTCTCATCTCGACTATGGTGACCCCTTTCTCTCCGTTCTGTATGGCTGTCATGACCCTCTTATACAGGGTGATGCGGCGTTCTTGTTCGGCCATGATGTATGGGAGGAGATCATCTGAAAGCACGTCCACTTTCTTCTTCGCTTCTGCATTCATCTTCAGGtggagatttttaaataaaaataatttatactaatattataaagctgaagagtttgtttgtttttttgaacgcgctaatctcaagaagtactggttcgaattgaaaaatcctttttgcgttgaataagCCATTTATCgatgaaggctttaggctatataacatcacgctgcaactataaggagcaaagaaataatgtgaAATATACTGGGAAAAAAtttcatccttgaggacttcaatgatgcccgaaataactattccacgtggacgaagtcgcgggcacagctagtaataaatagataaacatccaagacccagggcaatgggaaaaagttcttttctcgtcatgccctggccgggattcgaacccgagacctccggtgtcgcagacaagcaaTTATGATCAATAATTAGTCTTAATCCCTTCCAATAGAAATGATAATAGATTAACCGAATCGTATTTTTAACAGGTAGTCCTATGGACGGCGGCGTGTACTGGCCGGCCTCCAATTCAGAGGGTCCAGAGTTCGATAACCCGGACATGTACCAAGACGCCACGCATTACATAAGCAGAGGATACGGTAAATATACATCAACTTCATCTTATTAGGCCTAGTGGTAATGTTCCTGTCTTTGTCCAGTcatagaaaatgctgcagtgcaggttgttaccgcttcttctgcactgacgccttggaagcggcagtaaacttagttttaagtaatttatttgacatcaaccaatgttgttaaaccatacgtattgacaattattaagcgatatgaagtatcctataataatgaataaaaattttgaatttgaattttgaatttcatgAATCATGACATAAAACGACTTTACTACCTATTTCGATACCTACTtaccaaatttaatcgtaatcggttcagtaatgTTTGCGTGAAAGGTTTCAAACATCCACACATACTTACTGTTATGAATATGTTTATGTCACGTCACTATTATTGTGTGACATCACTAGTCGAATGAAGATGGCGTCCCAACCAGGTTGAGGGCTAGCCATCTCTCGCGACAAACTTTTGTATTACTTATGTTCATTCAATAAACTCAAGTTACCTAATTAAAGTCTAAGTACCTGGTTGGTACCTGACCGAcctgtttatatatcttgggaaccgagtttttctcgaacctaggaccttgataaatcgattccttgagccgataagcccctaatctgtaactttcatgaaaatcgttggagccgttttcgagatcctgattatatatacaagaattgctcgtttaaatatattagatttatttatatgagtcCAAGACTAACACacttacatacaaactttcgctcctataattttattaggaTTATAttgaattcatattttttttttctccagGTTATGAAGATGTTCCCATGAATAATGAACCCTATGACGCTTATCATACAATGCACCATGGATACCCTCAAACTAATGGTAAGATGTGACATCTGAataatccacactaataaatacatacatacatacatctatatatgtaataaaacggtaaaaatattttgtctgtacatttaatattttgactgaaacggatagagttatattttttttttttacattttttgttttgtgtctgtatctgactgtatgattaagattcaactcgaaatttacgcggacgaagtcgcgggcaacagctagtagaacatataacataaacatacttacatataatcttgtctatatcccttgcggggtagacagagccaacagtcttgatagactggtaggccacgttcagctgtttggctatatgatagagattcaaatagtgacaggttgctagtcaatcaccttaaagaagaatcccaaatttataagcctatcccatagtcgccttttacgacgtccatgggagcgagatggagtggtcctctccttttttttttattggtgtgggacacattaatttcattaaataccAATATAAGAGTATCTTTATTACTACAAATTATTATGCATATAGGGCTGGACTGTGAAATGCAACCCGTCTCGCTCCGATACGACCGTCCCGCTCCCTCGTTCGTCAGAGTTGTGAAAAGGAGAACTACAGCGAACAAGAAGGAGAGAAGAAGAACGCAGAGCATTAACACAGCATTCTCTGACTTGAGGGAATGCATTCCCAACGTACCGCCTGACACTAAACTGTCTAAGGTGAGTCTATAATTTAGAAGTTAGTCTatactttcatacatacataaacacagCATTCTCGGACTTGAGGGAGTGTATACCCAATGTGCCGCCTGACACTAAACTGTCTAAGGTAAGTCTTTAATTTAGAAGTTAGTCTatactttcatacatacataagcaCAGCATTCTCTGACTTGAGGGAATGCATTCCCAACGTACCGCCTGACACTAAACTGTCTAAGGTGAGGCTATAGGTAATTTAGAAGTTAGTCTatactttcatacatacataaacacagCATTCTCTGACTTGAGGGAG is a genomic window of Amyelois transitella isolate CPQ chromosome 28, ilAmyTran1.1, whole genome shotgun sequence containing:
- the LOC106133690 gene encoding heart- and neural crest derivatives-expressed protein 2 isoform X1, with the protein product MSSYGSMSPSDEGFDRYEPPFFCPPSHQGSPMDGGVYWPASNSEGPEFDNPDMYQDATHYISRGYGYEDVPMNNEPYDAYHTMHHGYPQTNGLDCEMQPVSLRYDRPAPSFVRVVKRRTTANKKERRRTQSINTAFSDLRECIPNVPPDTKLSKMVRKRSQSINTAFSSLRQRIPNVLPDTKMTKIKTLRLATSYISYLLKVLETDGEPAGGFRADLHHTTTRRRTSDPSTQTNSALEKRGKGRTGWPQHVWALELKTEQNLQS
- the LOC106133690 gene encoding heart- and neural crest derivatives-expressed protein 2 isoform X2, which encodes MSSYGSMSPSDEGFDRYEPPFFCPPSHQGSPMDGGVYWPASNSEGPEFDNPDMYQDATHYISRGYGYEDVPMNNEPYDAYHTMHHGYPQTNGLDCEMQPVSLRYDRPAPSFVRVVKRRTTANKKERRRTQSINTAFSDLRECIPNVPPDTKLSKIKTLRLATSYISYLLKVLETDGEPAGGFRADLHHTTTRRRTSDPSTQTNSALEKRGKGRTGWPQHVWALELKTEQNLQS